The Leptolyngbya sp. 'hensonii' genomic interval GGAGCAGGGCAGAAGTTGAGGAACGGGTCAACGAAGCCCTGAAGCTCGTCAAGATGGAGCCATTGGCTACCCGTTTCCCGGCCCAACTGTCGGGGGGGCAGCAACAGCGGGTGGCCCTAGCTCGGGCATTGGTGAATCGTCCAGCGGTCGTATTGCTGGATGAACCGCTGGGGGCGTTGGACTTAAAGTTGCGGAAACAAATGCAGGTGGAACTCTCCACCTTACACCGGGATCTGGGTGTCACCTTTATCATGGTGACCCACGACCAGGAGGAGGCAATGAGCCTTTCCGATCGCATTGCGGTGATGCATGAGGGGAAGGTTGAGCAACTTGGGACCCCACAGGAGATCTACGAGCACCCGGCAACTCCTTTTGTGGCCAGTTTTATTGGGGATACCAATTTATTCCGAGGGCAGATTACCAATATCGATCGATCGATCCTGAAGATTCAGACTGAATCTGGGCTGCCAATTATGGTGCAACCCGTGGAGCCCTGGAACGCAGATCTGATCCGAACCAAGGTAGTGGTTAGTATTCGACCGGAGAAAGTTTACGTCAGCTTCTATCCACCGGATATCCGGCTGAACTGTTTTGAAGGTCGGCTGCGGAATGTCATGTACCTGGGCACCCATGTCCATTACCTGATAGAATTGCCCACTGGAGATCGGCTGACTGTATTGCAGCCGAATACCGCAGGGGCACTACCAGATTCCGATATTCCCATCTATGTTTACTGGGCTACAACAGACTGTTTAGCGTTGCTCGATCGATGAGGCCCATGGCTAGATCTACAAGACGGCAGTTTATCCAGACTGCGACTGCTGCGGCCTCCGGGTTGGCCCTCACCAATTGTGGCTGGACTCTTGCCGAAGTGCGGGCTACGGGCAGCAAGGGGTCCAAAGATGAGTTATTTGTCTACACCTGGACCAGCTACATCGATGATCAGCTCCTGTCTGAGTTCACAGCTCAGACAGGTATCAAAGTCAAGGCAGATATCTTTGACTCTGATGATGTCATGTTGAATACGTTCCAGGCCGGTAAGGGGGTCAATTACAGCATCATCTATCCCTCAGCCTATGGGGTAGAACGGATGATTGAATTAAAGCTACTGCTGCAGTTGGATCAGTCTAAGTTGATTGGTCTAGACAGTATCAAACCTAAGTTTCGAGACCCTCCTTACGATCCAGGCAATCGCTACAGTATCCCGATTAGCTGGGGCACCACTGGATTGATTTACAACTCAGAAAAGCTGCCTACACCGCCGGAGGATTGGGATTATCTCTGGAAAAATAAAGATAAACTGTTCCGTCGCATGACTCTTCTGAATGATGTGCGGGAGGTCATGGGGGCAGTGCTGCGGTCTTTGGGGTATTCCTATAATTCCAAAAATCTGAAGGAAATTGAACGGGCTTATCAAAAACTGGAGGAACTGCGACCTGCCATCCGATTGTTTACCACCGATGCCTGGAAGGAACAAATTCTGGCGGGTGATATCTATCTGGCCATGGGTTATTCGTCTGATGGGGAATCCGTGACTCAGGAAAATCCCAAGTTGAAGTATGTGATTCCCCGCAGTGGTACCTCTTTATGGAGTGATAATATGGTCATTCCAAAAACTGCGCCCAATCCTGACGGTGCTTACGCCTGGATTAACTACATGTCTCAACCATCGGTTGCTGCCTCGGTTTGTCGCCGCCTCAGTTTTGCCACGCCCAATCAGGGTGCCTTTGATCAATTACCTTTAGATATTCGGGAAAATCCAACCCTGTTTCCGCCAGATGAAATCCTGGAGAAATGCGAGAGTATTGCCCCAGTGGGCGATGCTGCAGAAATCTACGATAATTATTGGACAAAACTGACAAGCAGTTAAACTGAAACAGCGCGGTTAATCGCGCCTATTCCCAAAGTTCAAAAGAGCGTTGAATCTGTGGCCAGTTCTTCCCCCTCTATTCCTAAATCTGAGTCTCAGAAGCGTCCCGAGCTCCCCTTGCCCCGGTGGGTAGAACCGATCGTGATGCTGGCTCCATCAGCGCTCTGGTTATTGCTCCTGCTGGTTTTGCCCACCCTGATTATCTTTGAACTCAGCCTGGTGCCAGATATTCGCCCTGGCCAGGTTGTCAATCCCTCCGGTTTTTCTAACTATCTCAAGATTCTTGACCCCATCATTTTGCAGGTGATTGGCCGATCGTTGTTTTTCGCGATCGGAACCATGATCCTGTGCCTGCTCATGGGGTTTCCCGTTGCTTACTGGATTGCATTGATGGCCCCCCAACGCTGGCGTAACCTGCTGGTGATGGGGTTTGTTCTGCCTTTATGGACCTCCTCCCTACTCCGGTCCTATGCCTGGATTACCATCCTCCGTCCGACAGGGGTGATGAATACGCTGCTCACCAGCATTGGCCTGCCTGCCCTGGATATACTGAACAGTAGCATTGCCGTTTTGATTGGGATGAGTTATGGACTACTTCCCTATATGGTATTGATTCTCTATTCGTCCCTGGAAAAGCTGGATCGGCGATTGCTGGAGGCAGCATCGGATCTGGGAGCCAACCCGATCCAAACCTTCTGGCGAGTGACGGTACCCCAGACGATGCCAGGGATTGCGGCTGGTTCGCTCCTGGTCTTGATTGCCAGTATGGGAGACTTTGTTGATCCGGAACTTCTGGGTGGAACCTCTAATATGACTGTTTCCCGCTTGATTTATAACCAGTTTCTCGGTGCTACTCAGAATTGGGGATTTGGCTCAGCCCTGAGTACGGTCTTGATCATAGCGGTGAGTCTGGCGATCGCCCTGTTGATTCGGTTAGGGGGTAGTCGAGCCATTACGGAGGACTGATCCATGCCCACGTCCCAGGCCCAACGTCACTTGAGTCTACCCTGGCAGGCCGCTTTCTCGGTTCTCATGTTCGGCTTTATGTATTTGCCGATTCTGGTGCTGACGGTCTTCAGCTTCAATAAGTCCCAATCAGCGGCCAAGTGGGAAGGTTTTAGCCTCACCTGGTATGAAAAATTCTTCCAGGATTCCCGCATTCTCACATCGCTTCAGAATAGCCTGTTCGTCGGGATTGCCGCCGTGGGCATTGCCGCCGTTTTTGGGACTTTAATGGCCGTGGGGCTGGCCCGCTATCGGTTTCCAGGTCGATCCCTGTACCGGGGGATAACCTATCTGCCAATTATCATTCCAGACATTGCAATCGCAGTGGCGACCCTGGTCTTTCTGGCGGTGATTGCGGTCCCCTTGAGTTTATGGACGATCGTCGCAGCCCACGTTGTCTTCTGTCTGTCCTACGTCTCTGTGACGGTCTCAACCCGGATCAATAGCATCAACCCCCATTTAGAGGAAGCGGCTTTAGATCTGGGAGCAACGCCGATTCAGGCTTTTATTCAGGTGATGTTACCGGAGTTAGCTCCAGCCATTATTTCAGGCTGCTTACTGGCCTTCATTCTGAGTATGGATGACCTCCTGATTGCCAGTTTTACAGCTGGGGGTGGTGTGGCAACCCTGCCCATGGAAATTTTTGGCCGGATCCGCACTGGGGTTAAACCAGATATCAATGCCCTCAGTGTCGTTTTGATTCTGGCATCGGGTCTGGTATTTTTTGCCGCTGAATACATTCGTTACCGGGGAGATAAACAGCGGCTGGGCTAGGATTGGGTTTTCCCTAGCGACTGCTGGCCCGAAATAGCTCTACCGCATCCCGACCATCGGTGTCCTGCAGGTAAACCTTGACTTGCTCATCCTTTGCGGTGGGTAGTTGTTTGCCTGTAAAGTCTGGGTGGATGGGAACCTCCCGATGGCCGCGATCGACGAGAACAGCCAACCGAATGACTTCCGGCCTCCCGTAGTCATTGATCGCATTCAACGCTGCTCGAATCGTGCGTCCTTTGAAGATGACATCATCCACCAGCACTACTGTTTTGCCTGACAGGTCAAACGGGATCTCCGTTTTTGCAGGGGTACGGGGACCAATTTTATCCAGGTCATCCCGGTAAAAGGTGATATCCAGGGCTCCAACTGGAATGGAAATCTGCTCCAGTTGTTCAATCTGGCGAGCCAGAACATGAGCCAGCGGAACACCCCGGGTGTAGATGCCTAACAGGGCCAATTTGGCCGGGTCCCCAGCCCGCTCTACAACCTGGGAAGCCAGTCGGTTCAGGGTTCTGCGTAACTCATCCGCTGAGAAAATCTCGACAACCTGGGGCAGCATAGCTCTTTCCCAAAGACATGAACTCTGAACAGCCCCTAGCCCCATAGGAGCCTTTCACCGGGCTGTGATCCAGTTTGAAACCCCTATCATAGGGACTAACCACAGCAGAAAACAAGAGCGGGTGAGGCGAAGCGCTCGATAAATATGGTCGGGAGTAATTTTTTCGATCGGGTCTCCCAGCAAAGGCTTAGGCCGTGCTATTCCCTGATACCAGTTATTGCCGCCTACCTGGACATTCAGGGCAGCAGCGTAAGCGCATTCACTCCAACCAGAATTGGGGCTGGGATCGAAGGGAGCATCCCGTTGACAGAGACGCCAGACCTGGCAGGGCCTGCCAGAGAGCAAGGCGATCGTCCCCACGACCAGTCGGCAGGGGACCCAAGTCAGGACATCATCCATGCGGGCACTGAACCAACCCAGATCGGTGTACGGAGGGGTACGATAGCCGACCATAGAGTCTAGCGTACTGGCGGCCTTATAGGCCAGGGCCAGGGGGGCACTCCCCACTCCCGGTATCATGGCCCCGATGAGGCCATAAAATAGGGGGGCCAGAACGCCATCGGTGGCGTTCTCAGTCACCGTTTCCAGAACAGCCCGCAGGATCTCTGGCTCAGCCAGGATCTCCGTATCCCGTCCGACATAATGGCTCAACGCCACACGAGCCTGACCTAGATCCCCTGCCTTTAAGGGCTGCAGCACCTCGGTGGCGGCATCACGCAAACTCCGACCCGCAAAGCAGGAGGCCAGCAAAATACTCTCGGATAGAATGCCCGCCAGAGGATGGAGAGTTCGGGCCGCAGCAATCAGGGTCCAGCCCAGGAGACCACTGCCACTGACCAACCCCAAACCCAGGCCAATTCCAGCCACTCTCAAGCATCGGGGGGACTGGAGGATTTTTCGGGCCAGTTCCCCATAACGGGCAATTAACCATCCCATCCCCTGCACGGGATGGGGCCACCCCCACGGGTCGCCAATCAGAAAGTCCAGGCTGGCTGCGATCGCCAGAACAGATGCAGCGTTAGACCACAAAATTGTTCTCCTCTCCCTGGGCGGCCTGCCAACTGCGGGCATCGTAGTAGAGATCTTCCAGAGAAATGCTGTACAGGGCCTCTTTCAGCTTCTGATGGAGCCGATTCCAGAGGGTAAAGGTGACCCAATCTCCGGCCTGGTCAGCATCCGGGACATGGTGAGGCAGGGGCTCGATCGTTTCCCCGACTGCCTCCAGAATCTGTCCCAGGGAAATTTGGGCAGGCAATCGCGTTAGTCGATAACCTCCATGGGCTCCTCGAACAGACTCAATCAGGCCAGCCCGACGCATTTCGATCAATAATTTTTCCAGGTAAGGTGCAGGTAAGTCCTGCCGTTGGGCAATTTCTCTAACAGAGGCAGGCTGATGACCAGGCTGTAAACTCAGATCCAGAAGGGCTTTGACACTGTAATGTCCCCGCGTTGTCAGTTTCATAAAGTGGCCCTCGATCGTCCCTGCCACAAAAGTCTATTCCATCTTGAATGAGGATATGGTCTATCCAATCATTATGGATAGGACTGTCATTGAATGGTCATTTGCCAGGTTGGATACCAATAACCAATGACAAATCCAAACCCACCCCAGCCCTGCGGGTCATCCCTCCTGGGAGGAGATTAACCGAATGACCAATGAGCAACCTATGTTCCAGGCTACCCGCAGACGACTTGCCCTGTGGTACACGATCGTCACAGCGGTACTGTTGTTGCTGTTTATCGGCATGTCCTATCTCTATGTCCGCACGACCTTGATTGAGCGCATTGACGATACCCTCAACCATGTGGTGGAAGTGGTGCAACGATCGCTGGTGATCGAGCCTGTCAACTTTCATCAGGAAGGAGGAGAACTGCGGGTTAATGTGGAAGCCAGTTTTCCAAATCAGGCTGATGCTGGGGAGGATGACCATATTGATCTGGAGTGGTTCAGTCCCGACGGAGACCTGATCTGGTCTACTCTGGCCGAACCTCTGGGAATTCCACTCCATTCCAATCCCAGTGGAGAAACCGTCCATGTGGTTAAGGGAGAAGGGGTGCTCCGTCAGGTGACGCAGCGGGTGCAGATCGGTCGCCAGACCCTGGGCTACCTGCGGGTCAGTCACCCCTGGTTTGAAGTCACCAAGCCAATTCAGCAACTCATCCTGGATTTAAGCCTGGGAACTGTGTTGGTGATTGTCGCCGTTGGGGCGATCGGCTGGTTTCTGTCCGGGTTGGCAATGGAACCTGTGCGGGATTCTTACCAGCGGTTGAAGCAGTTTACGGCAGATGCATCCCATGAGCTCCGAAACCCGATCGCCACCATTCAGACCAATGTTCAGGTGGCCCTGGCGGATCCAGATCCTGACCCGCAATTTCAGCAGCACCAGTTACAGGTGGTGGAGCGCTTGACTCGGCGGTTGGGGCGGTTGGTAGATGACCTGTTGTTTTTGGCTCGACAGGATAGCGGGATGGTCCAGCCCAAATGCTCGGAGGTGCTGATGGAGGACTTGTTGAAGGATGTTCTGGAGGAGCAGCAACTGATTGCCCTGGAAAAGCAGGTGTATCTGTCCTTGCAAATTCAGGAGCAGCCGTCTATTCCGATTAAAATTGTGGCCGATCGGGATCAGATGGCCCGCTTATTTACTAACTTGATTGCCAATGCGGTGCAGTATACGTCAGCCGGGGGACAGGTGCAGGTAATGTTGCAACGGAGTGGCAAGAGTATTCAGGTCAAAGTGCAGGATACGGGGATGGGTATTCCAGAGGAGGCCCTGCCACAAATTTTCGATCGCTTCTACCGGGTAGACCCAGCCCGTACCCATCATCAGGGGGAACAACCACAACCAGCCAGTGGCACTGGATCTGGCTTGGGCTTGGCGATCGTGGACGCTATCGTTGAGAACCACCAGGGCCAGATTCAGGTGGAAAGTAAGCTGAACCTGGGTACCACATTTACCGTGCTATTACCTGTGTAAAAGCAAGCAGTTGGGCTGGAGGCTGGCTGGAGTTTGGTGGATTGAGGAAATGCCGGATAGCAGGATAGAAGCAGTTGGGAGTTCAGAGCCTGCAACAAAGTTTAAAATTCAGATCCTGATTATCTGGCGGCTCATCCCTAGCTTTCTGCCAACTCTATCTCCGGTATGTTGTACTCACTACAAACGACATGTTTTTATAGCGTTATAACAGTCTTGGGACAATTAAAAAATCAAAACCAAAAATTAAGAATAAGCAATCTTTACGAAAGGCTGTTTTTAATTTTTGATTTTCAATTCACCCTTCTTCATTTGCACTACGTTGACACGGCAGAGTTTAAAACGAATCTTAATAAATGAGGCGATTGAGGTCATTGATCGTCTGTATATCAAGGGGATAGATCAAGATGATCAGTAATTTATGTCCATGTTGTGAAACGGTTCTTTTGTACCATGTTAAAGGTCAGCAAGGATATTGGTTTTGCAGGCATTGCTGGCAAGATATGCCTGTTTTATGTAACAGCTTGCGTAGTCCAGGGGTATCGCGCAGCAAGCAGGTAAAAGCTGAGGAATTGCAGGTGCTAGTATCCCAATAAACCCATATCCAAGCTTCCAAAACCCCAGGCACATTATGCTCAGGGGCACTAGATTGTGTCCCTGATTTTTGATTGAGGGAATTCAGTTTTTTGGATCCGAGTGAACAATTAGATCTCCAACTTCTTGAAGAAGTTGGAGATCTAATCACCGCAGTGGTTAAGGTGTGACCGCGCAGATCCTATTCGGCGGCTTTCCTGACTTCATCTTTAACATCTTCAACG includes:
- a CDS encoding ATP-binding protein — translated: MTNEQPMFQATRRRLALWYTIVTAVLLLLFIGMSYLYVRTTLIERIDDTLNHVVEVVQRSLVIEPVNFHQEGGELRVNVEASFPNQADAGEDDHIDLEWFSPDGDLIWSTLAEPLGIPLHSNPSGETVHVVKGEGVLRQVTQRVQIGRQTLGYLRVSHPWFEVTKPIQQLILDLSLGTVLVIVAVGAIGWFLSGLAMEPVRDSYQRLKQFTADASHELRNPIATIQTNVQVALADPDPDPQFQQHQLQVVERLTRRLGRLVDDLLFLARQDSGMVQPKCSEVLMEDLLKDVLEEQQLIALEKQVYLSLQIQEQPSIPIKIVADRDQMARLFTNLIANAVQYTSAGGQVQVMLQRSGKSIQVKVQDTGMGIPEEALPQIFDRFYRVDPARTHHQGEQPQPASGTGSGLGLAIVDAIVENHQGQIQVESKLNLGTTFTVLLPV
- a CDS encoding ABC transporter permease; translated protein: MASSSPSIPKSESQKRPELPLPRWVEPIVMLAPSALWLLLLLVLPTLIIFELSLVPDIRPGQVVNPSGFSNYLKILDPIILQVIGRSLFFAIGTMILCLLMGFPVAYWIALMAPQRWRNLLVMGFVLPLWTSSLLRSYAWITILRPTGVMNTLLTSIGLPALDILNSSIAVLIGMSYGLLPYMVLILYSSLEKLDRRLLEAASDLGANPIQTFWRVTVPQTMPGIAAGSLLVLIASMGDFVDPELLGGTSNMTVSRLIYNQFLGATQNWGFGSALSTVLIIAVSLAIALLIRLGGSRAITED
- a CDS encoding ABC transporter ATP-binding protein — protein: MSQAAVQSQGSAKVDTEFDIELRKVYKVFNGEPAVSRVDLTIQRGEFFSILGPSGCGKTTTLRMIAGFETPTAGEVLIRGQLMTNVPPYLRPVNTVFQSYALFSHLTVKENVAFGLRLKRRSRAEVEERVNEALKLVKMEPLATRFPAQLSGGQQQRVALARALVNRPAVVLLDEPLGALDLKLRKQMQVELSTLHRDLGVTFIMVTHDQEEAMSLSDRIAVMHEGKVEQLGTPQEIYEHPATPFVASFIGDTNLFRGQITNIDRSILKIQTESGLPIMVQPVEPWNADLIRTKVVVSIRPEKVYVSFYPPDIRLNCFEGRLRNVMYLGTHVHYLIELPTGDRLTVLQPNTAGALPDSDIPIYVYWATTDCLALLDR
- the pyrR gene encoding bifunctional pyr operon transcriptional regulator/uracil phosphoribosyltransferase PyrR — its product is MLPQVVEIFSADELRRTLNRLASQVVERAGDPAKLALLGIYTRGVPLAHVLARQIEQLEQISIPVGALDITFYRDDLDKIGPRTPAKTEIPFDLSGKTVVLVDDVIFKGRTIRAALNAINDYGRPEVIRLAVLVDRGHREVPIHPDFTGKQLPTAKDEQVKVYLQDTDGRDAVELFRASSR
- the cbiB gene encoding adenosylcobinamide-phosphate synthase CbiB, producing the protein MWSNAASVLAIAASLDFLIGDPWGWPHPVQGMGWLIARYGELARKILQSPRCLRVAGIGLGLGLVSGSGLLGWTLIAAARTLHPLAGILSESILLASCFAGRSLRDAATEVLQPLKAGDLGQARVALSHYVGRDTEILAEPEILRAVLETVTENATDGVLAPLFYGLIGAMIPGVGSAPLALAYKAASTLDSMVGYRTPPYTDLGWFSARMDDVLTWVPCRLVVGTIALLSGRPCQVWRLCQRDAPFDPSPNSGWSECAYAAALNVQVGGNNWYQGIARPKPLLGDPIEKITPDHIYRALRLTRSCFLLWLVPMIGVSNWITAR
- a CDS encoding Rrf2 family transcriptional regulator, with product MKLTTRGHYSVKALLDLSLQPGHQPASVREIAQRQDLPAPYLEKLLIEMRRAGLIESVRGAHGGYRLTRLPAQISLGQILEAVGETIEPLPHHVPDADQAGDWVTFTLWNRLHQKLKEALYSISLEDLYYDARSWQAAQGEENNFVV
- a CDS encoding spermidine/putrescine ABC transporter substrate-binding protein, which codes for MARSTRRQFIQTATAAASGLALTNCGWTLAEVRATGSKGSKDELFVYTWTSYIDDQLLSEFTAQTGIKVKADIFDSDDVMLNTFQAGKGVNYSIIYPSAYGVERMIELKLLLQLDQSKLIGLDSIKPKFRDPPYDPGNRYSIPISWGTTGLIYNSEKLPTPPEDWDYLWKNKDKLFRRMTLLNDVREVMGAVLRSLGYSYNSKNLKEIERAYQKLEELRPAIRLFTTDAWKEQILAGDIYLAMGYSSDGESVTQENPKLKYVIPRSGTSLWSDNMVIPKTAPNPDGAYAWINYMSQPSVAASVCRRLSFATPNQGAFDQLPLDIRENPTLFPPDEILEKCESIAPVGDAAEIYDNYWTKLTSS
- a CDS encoding ABC transporter permease → MPTSQAQRHLSLPWQAAFSVLMFGFMYLPILVLTVFSFNKSQSAAKWEGFSLTWYEKFFQDSRILTSLQNSLFVGIAAVGIAAVFGTLMAVGLARYRFPGRSLYRGITYLPIIIPDIAIAVATLVFLAVIAVPLSLWTIVAAHVVFCLSYVSVTVSTRINSINPHLEEAALDLGATPIQAFIQVMLPELAPAIISGCLLAFILSMDDLLIASFTAGGGVATLPMEIFGRIRTGVKPDINALSVVLILASGLVFFAAEYIRYRGDKQRLG